The Neoarius graeffei isolate fNeoGra1 chromosome 10, fNeoGra1.pri, whole genome shotgun sequence sequence GACTCGAATTGTGAATTAGGTAACTCATTACATGCCTAATTATGATTAATAATAACTTTTTATTATCACCTACAAGACTAAAACTTGCTTTGGGGTAAATTTGAAACTGACGTTTGCTGGTTTTAATGGTGAAAAATGTCACTTTACCGCTAGTTTGGTTTCATTCTGGTTTAGACGCATTACAAGAATCTTATGGCATGTTGCATGTGGCTCTGAGTCTCAGTAATCATTTATATATGTGCGTGTGTATTTGTGTCAGGAGTGCGCATGTTGCGCCAGGACCCTGTAGAGTGTCTCTTCTCGTTCATCTGCAGCTCGAATAATCACATCTCTCGGATTCAGGGGATGATCGAGCGCTTGTGTAGCGCACTTGGGACGCCGATCTGTGAGCTTGATGGCACACACTATCACGACTTCCCCTCCATGGAGGCTTTAGCAGGTAATACGCAAACACTCCTTTATCTCTGTCCTCTCATTTGCTTATATACTAATGCTTTTTTTCCGGTCAGTAGTATGAACATATTTGATTGTTGTGTGCGAGACAGAGAGCAATGTTGAGGCACAACTACAGCAGTTGGGTTTTGGCTACCGAGCTCGTTTCCTACAGCAAAGTGCACACTTGATTATGAGCTCCCATGGTCCCAAGTGGCTCCATACACTCCGTAACACCCCTTACCTGCAGGCCAGAGGCGCTCTCCTTACACTGCCTGGTGTTGGCCCGAAGGTAGCTCTTCATTTAATTGCGAATGCTAATACCAGGACTATGCAAATATGTTGGCTGAGATGGCAAAATGCAAAAAAGAACTGCAATCAAGTCTTGATTACTGTAGATCCGTTAAAAAGTTTAGCAGCTGTTTGCTAGACTAGTGATGTTTTCTCTTTGTTTATTGGTGTGCCTGTTTCTGCAGTAACTAGTATACTCTAAACTTAATCTAGTCCATGCTTTGTGTTTTTGGATGTGTGTCTTCCAGGTGGCCGATTGTGTGTGTTTAATGTCACTGGACAAGTCTGAAGCCGTCCCTGTAGACACACATGTGTGGCAGATTGCGAGGCGCGATTATAGCTGTGCTACAGGAAGTAGACCAAAGACTCTGACTGATAAAGTCTACAAAGAAATCGGTGAGTAGAACAACAGTCACATTGTCTCCCCTTCTCTTTTTCACCTCACCTAGTTTCCTTTCTTGCTGAAATGATGTTAAAgctacagtgccagtcaaaagtttggacacactttctaatccaatggtttttcttgatttttattcattaaaagacacgtcatgtcttaaagtaatgatgggtgcTGTTTCTTTTTTACTTATTTGAACGCTtcgtgacataatatggattactacagttgtggaatcgggctatttactgtatttttattatttactgtttgatctcaaacacattaagaaggcaagaaattgcactaattatctGTCGATGAGGCAAATCTGTTAATTGAaacgcattccaggtgactacctcatgaagctggttaaggtaatgctaacagtgtgcaaagcgtcaagataaacggtggctactttgaagaatctaaaatatcaaacttttttttttaacatttttggttctggcggcacagtggtgtagtggttagcgctgtcgcctcacagcaagaaggtccgggttcgagccccgtggccgacgagggcctttctgtgcggagtttgcatgttctccccgtgtccgcgtgggtttcctccgggtgctccggtttcccccacagtccaaagacatgcaggttaagttaactggtgactctaaattgaccgtaggtgtgaatgtgagtgtgaatggttgtctgtgtctatgtgtcagccctgtgatgacctggcgacttgtccagggtgtaccccgcctttcgcccatagtcagctgggataggctccagcttgcctgcgaccctgtaggagaggataaagcggctagagataatgagagatgagatgagatttttggttccataggtcatttcatagttttgatgtcttgagTATATTTCTACAATGtagactagactgcatttccacagagaaaatgcaaagtatgCTTGCTCAGCTGTAGCAGAGGGTCACCAACAGTAACTGGGTCTGACATGAGCCCTCACGCTTGAAAATCTGTTTTAAATGGCTGAGCTCGCAGCGTGATTGTgccgatccatccatccatccatccatccatccatgatccgtaaacgcttattctgtgcagggtcacgggaaagctggagcctatcccagctgacgatgggcgagcaGCAGGGTGCACCCTagataagtcaccagatcatcgcagtgtGCCAATGCAGCAAACCATTAACAttgagcatgctaacatgctaaggctagcatgcaaactgaaagcatactgagAACTGTTATCATGTTAACAGTTATCATACTAACattattaaaggagatacgcagaacctttatttttaaatacatttctgagtggatagtatctccatccttgactcttgtatgctgcataattgggaataaaaatatatttttgagagttaaaatcaactgcaaagttggcattcgagctgccccgctgagccagccctgagtgagtgacatcactgcggtaaccagttttaaggccgaggcctttgacagctatagaccaaagccagactcggcaggcaagagtggttgcaatggcctcttcgttcggatttatcggagattcttcagattcctcagatagtaatacatttgACTGTGATACTCCTGAaactggagtgtgtgtacatgctactgctatacacgtagaaccgtatcagttcgaaccatcggaaggtgaatccgatagtaacacgtcagccatggaggcccccaccttacaaagtaaagccagagaacaaagccgtctagagaattggacagaattgataaaacgtaaaaggctaattaaaaaaatcagatgaactgagacaatcacattctgaagcaaattaaataatcttataccagtaacttaaacacacaatacaagttgcatgtattaatctaaatgcaggtaaacaacgagtggtgttgtgatgtaaccaaacgAGAGTTGCATCTTACTCGTCTGtgatcttgcttcttgaaggccgatcttgtggccgattgttttgaaacaatctgactttcagttcttcattcattcacttcttctacgtaagggcgagatattgctgctgaggcaagcatatccagcagagaaatctgacgactggtccgctcattctccattttctccatactgagtactccgccattactgctcagctcacattccgggagaactggtgccactgaacttactttttcttgtagttttcttttcctttaattgttgatactgcaccctctttcaatacgggcttatagccaacgcttctcaacagatcaggggtttcgtacgagtcttcagtaaaatatgcagaggagagaccacttcgtaggttccCAATGGGcctgtgaatttctcacaaaacgcgtccaaatctttgcagtttgaacattcttgggccatgaatgcaacgtaaatccaccttctgtcatgttgctgcacccaccagcaacacacctacgtggcatggcgataaattagctcaaaatggaggatcgaagttgcagttagctctgtgttttagtatcgcaaaaatggcgacgagaccgatagCCTTACCGCAgtaacgtcacagatgtcaaggtcattcactcagactgctacctatatgaataattttaatcgtaaaaattactatattagatttattgttaatgcttaaaactattcctatgccattcttgaggtctcaaggcatttataaacaaaaagtgaggccatggttctgcgtatctcctttaaggtgagCAGCTAgtgtgctaacatgctcaggctaaCTTGCTtaaatgttagcatgctaacacactatgaatgagtaggtgtgtccaaacttttgactggtactgaatgTACAGTATAATTGAACTTAATTTACAGCACTGTCTCTGCTTAGAAATGGCCTTTCAGTGCACGTCCATTGCATTTATTCTGCTGCTTTTAACCAAACACTGGAAAATGTGTGCCGTTGGTATCAGGTATTGGCCCAATACCATGCTCATTGACTTAAAATCATACTCGCAAAAAATGTTACTAGATCAACATCCGATTAATGACAATATCCAGAGGCAGAAGTACAGCATCTGTCTAGGATTCCAAATAGCCGAATAAAAATGCTAGTACTTTTGCAACcccaagtccaaaaaagttgggacgctgtgtaaactctaaataaaaacagaatgcgaaaaatgaagcgcaaaatatgacaaaggagaccccgacctgttgagcaactgaaattgtatatcaggcaagaatggaacaacatttatctttcaaaactacagcaattggtctcctcagttcccaaatgtttacagagtgttgttaaagtagaggtgatgcaacatataccccttttccaccaaatcagttccagggctggttcggggccagtgctggtgctggatcacaactcgttcaacttgcaagccagctgagaaccagtttgcttttccatagctcgcggtgccacatcattacgtcactgtatacgtcattacgccgctacgtttgcttaaaccttggcgcgaatatcgaagcaaaaacaacacggaagaagcagcagcaacaacaataataataatggatgacttcgcgtttgtacagctgctgcttctcgccgcttaaaaatggcgatctttcacggtcttgttattgttgttggttttaacaactcggccccccccgctgacgtaagcggttctttcctctggcccagcagagagttggtgctagcctggaactggtttttctggccccagagccagttctttgtcagtggaaacagaaaacccggttccaaactaagcactggccccaaaccagccctggaactgctttggtggaaaaggggcaacagtggtaaacatgctcctgtcccaactttttttgacatcaaattcaaaatgagcatatctcatctcatcatctctagccgctttatccttctacagggtcgcaggcaagctggagcctatcccagctgactacgggcgaaaggcggggtacaccctggacaagtcgccaggtcatcacagggctgacacatagacacagacaaccattcacactcacattcacacctacggtcaatttagagtcaccagttaacctaacctgcatgtctttggactgtgggggaaaccggagcacccggaggaaacccacgcagacacggggagaacatgcaaactctgcacagaaaggccctcgctggccacggggctcgaacccggaccttcttgctgtgaggtgacggcgctaaccactacaccaccgtgccgccccaaaatgagcatgtatttttttttaaaaaacaataacatttctctatttcaacatttgatatgttgcctttgtactattttcaatgaaatatagggtttccatgttttTCAAATGATCgcattctgtatttatttatacacagtgtcccaacatttttggaattggggttgtattttttttttcttttctatccTTGTCTTTTTGGGATTTGAGTGAAAATCCCAAGAcataatgttgttgtttttattattttgatgattataatagGACCTTATCACTGTTTCAGGGGATTTCTTCAGAAAGCTTTGGGGATCCTATGCTGGTTGGGCTCACTCTgtgagtatttaaaaaaaaaaacttccagtgGCCATCTTTACCTTTTTCTGTTTTGTCTTGTGCCTTTCTTTTGTGCCTATCCTCGTTATTGCCCTGGAGTGTATAAATGTGCACCTTTTTTATGTTTTGTCCTTTTAAACGTTTATTTGCTACCTTGTGTTGTCTTCTATTGTGCTTTTTGTTGTACACATACCagtattgtagtcgagtcactaaaccccgagtccagtctcgagtccctagcgttcaagtccaagtcatttaaaaaaaaatgttgagtctgagaacaagactccaaccatgccatttgacggtggctgtttcagcgccattaacattagtttgttcctgaacataacgtatgagcaggtgaatgtgcttctctttgtcaggaagtgtgaagtattctgtcagagatggttgggagacggctgtaagtgcagaaggtgtgtttattaatacaagtgaagacagggaaACAAACCAGAATGGCAGGGAAAATCGTAAGACGGTGAAACCGGCaaaaggtcgagtgaggcacaaacaggctatcgtggactcggcagaatcaaagacaagaaacaggaaatcagggctcaggaaactaaacaaggaaatgaggcttggtaatgtgtcagcaacgcaactcaatacttcgtacattttcacagtttttatataggcgcactgattgcgccttaatcctgtgcaggtgcgagtcatttacggcgcacgcatgagagtccgcttggtgcggcgcactgtccggagcgtacccgagagtctatctgatgcacacaccaaggcgcgcaggtgtgacactcttgcacgaaattagtacaaaaattaatgtagatataaatatcttatggcaaattattatggcatgttacaaaaaataaagaaaaaaatccgagtcctcgtctccagtttacgagtccgaatgcagttaatgcacgagtccgagtccttaaaattagggcacaagtcggactcaagtccgagtcctggactcgaatactacaagcctgacacaTGCACACATATGTAAGTAATTTAACGTCACTAAAATACACCTAATAAATAAGCATGACTCGGTTTCTATGCTTCTCTCGCTCAGGTTTTGTTCTGTGCTGATCTAAAGAAGTTCCAGAAGCTGAAAGAAATCCcgaccataaaagaagaaaagaagcctgcaaagacaaaaaaagaaaaagaatacgACAGATATAAAAAGAGAGGGACTGTGAAAAAGGAAGGAGAAGACTAAGATAAACAGTCTGTTCTACCTCTCTTTCAAACAAAACTCTTTCACTGGACGGTTTTCTTTTGACTGGAAGAAAAACTCGGGGACGAAATCAGGTTTTTAGCATCACTGACTGCTTGTGCTGCATACTGTGGATTGAATTTTGGTGTATGCTAGATTTTACCTCCCAAAGGAAACTTGATACCTTACACAGCTATTATTTTATGTGGGAAAATGATTGTATATAAAATGATCTGAAAACAGTTGTGTTGTTTTTACACTTGtctgttttttaagctaaaggggaaaaaaaatcaagttatgcacatacaggtcaagagcttcagtgaatGTTCGCATCAAACATCTGAAGGGGGAGTAAGGAATGTCATTTCAGCgtgactttgactgtggcatggttACTGGTGTCAGacgggctggtctgagtatttcagaaagtgctgatctGGGATTTTGTTGCAAAAAGCATCCAGTCAGATGCAGTGCTGTGGGCGGAGTCACCTTGTCGATGAGACAGAACATAGACGAACGGCTTATGCTGACAGAAAGGCTATTGTGACTCAAATaactactctttacaaccacggtgagcagaatAAGCATCTCGAAATCCACAACAGTGGGTTCCTGGCACTCCTGTCACTCAAGAAGAGAAATCTGAGGCTCCAGAGGGCACAGGCTCACTTAAAATGAACCGCTGAAGATTGGAACAACAGCAGGTGATGGAAAACAGGAGTTGCTACCAAAGTGGCCAGCGCGTAATGTATGTGTTGGCATGGAGTGATCCTGTCCAGcgcaccaatttttttttcctctccattAGTGCTCGGATTTTCTTGTTAGTTGTACGTGTGTGTACATTCATGTCAGTGACAATGGATGAGTTCTTTCCTTAACGAACTAAAAACTTTCAGTCCTAATTATTTTAAGTATCGTAACACAAACAACACACGTGTCCCAGACTGAACTCCATTCTCACAAAGGATTTGTGGCTGCCTTTGAATCGAAGGCTGTAATTTGGTCTGGCGACTCAAACTGTCCACTATGTGACAGTAAAGATCAAAGACACATCCTctgtgagaggttttttttttcccctacccACAGTTCACACCATCATGCATGGATGCAGTCTGCTCTCTTGACTGATTACTGTTCAAACATGATCTCAATTCAGATATTTTTGCAACGTCACAACGGGTTTTTTTGCAGGAGGGAAAAATGTTGAATTTGTCACCTCTTCTGTCAATTTACCTTTATTCGTTTAGGAAATACTCATCCAATGTGATGTGATTAATACAGGACACAATCCAGAACACCAACTGAACAGTTGAGGGTTAAAAGCTTTGATCGGTGGCCCGAGAGCAGCATGCTGGGAAGTCCTTGGATCTGAACTAACAATTTTCCATTCACAAGCTGAGAGTTCTAACCACCTGCCCAAACAAACTTGTTCTAACTGTATTTTAACATTTAACCAGGGACCATAAGAAAGAATCAGATTCCTATATCAACAAACCAGTGAAAATAGTAGCATAATCAGGATGCAATACTGTTTCAAATCCAAGGTGGGTCatttgtgtctgaaagtgtttCATGTTACAGACATGTAAGGACatacataaatatttaaataatattggctggcattgagtggtatatcagatatattccattcagctagcatgatattgaacgagccttctattattatacatacaccagAGGGGACCTGTCagagccttctaggccttcagagaagacccaaacatatcagcatttcaaatctcatctcattatctctagccactttatcctgttctacagggtcgcaggcaagctggagcctatcccagctgactacgggcgaaaggcagggtacaccctggacaagtcgccaggtcatcacagggctgacacatagacacagacaa is a genomic window containing:
- the ogg1 gene encoding N-glycosylase/DNA lyase isoform X1 — its product is MSQHALLSLGTKAWRCLSYPKSELRLDLTLGCGQTFRWRETGEGHWTGVMGGRVWTLTQTEDTLWYYVYGPCVGKDLDLINGRKRKIAENSRESGKKLKEVADVKKEEEETSLFMLTSEQDGKDEEVLRDYFQLHVKLEDLYKEWSDADPHFSHTGKIFSGVRMLRQDPVECLFSFICSSNNHISRIQGMIERLCSALGTPICELDGTHYHDFPSMEALAESNVEAQLQQLGFGYRARFLQQSAHLIMSSHGPKWLHTLRNTPYLQARGALLTLPGVGPKVADCVCLMSLDKSEAVPVDTHVWQIARRDYSCATGSRPKTLTDKVYKEIGDFFRKLWGSYAGWAHSVLFCADLKKFQKLKEIPTIKEEKKPAKTKKEKEYDRYKKRGTVKKEGED
- the ogg1 gene encoding N-glycosylase/DNA lyase isoform X2; protein product: MGGRVWTLTQTEDTLWYYVYGPCVGKDLDLINGRKRKIAENSRESGKKLKEVADVKKEEEETSLFMLTSEQDGKDEEVLRDYFQLHVKLEDLYKEWSDADPHFSHTGKIFSGVRMLRQDPVECLFSFICSSNNHISRIQGMIERLCSALGTPICELDGTHYHDFPSMEALAESNVEAQLQQLGFGYRARFLQQSAHLIMSSHGPKWLHTLRNTPYLQARGALLTLPGVGPKVADCVCLMSLDKSEAVPVDTHVWQIARRDYSCATGSRPKTLTDKVYKEIGDFFRKLWGSYAGWAHSVLFCADLKKFQKLKEIPTIKEEKKPAKTKKEKEYDRYKKRGTVKKEGED